One genomic region from Nostoc sphaeroides encodes:
- a CDS encoding filamentous hemagglutinin N-terminal domain-containing protein produces MAENLRSSSWLLRLIISVVISGAYVNVWDRTFAQITPDSTLPTNSTVKLEGNTRIIEGGTRAGSNLYHSFEQFSLPTDSQAYFNNLLDIQNIISRVTGGSASVIDGLIKTNGSANLFLINPNGIIFGSHAELKIQGSLIATTANSLKFADGALFSAFPSQSTPLLTVSVPIGLQFQGTAGGIRVEGSNLKVEPSKTLALVGGDVTLQGGKLEAFKQTNLTSGVRIELGSVAGVGEVSLNQKDNNWVLGYASVNNFGDIRLQDKAFVDVADIGGDVQIQSRNLVVTGGSLISAAKIDVNAADSVQLSDADSGLFTKTEGAEGAGNAGNLTINTKLLSVRDGAKVSTTPIGNGSAGNLTINTGQLIVGNGGRISSGSFNQGKPGEIKVNAADSVLLSDLGSVLSTITKDAEGAGNPGNLTIDTKLLSVRDGAAVFTNTVGNGPGGNLTINTGQLIVGNSGQIFTLSFNQGKPGEIKVNATDSVQLSDAGSILFTKTKDAEGAGNVGNLTIDTKLLSVQDGAEVFTNTVGNGWAGNLTINTGQLIVGNSGQIYTRSSNKGRPGEIKVNAADSVQLSDAGSILFTETAEGAGNAGNLTIDTKRLSVRDGAQVSTTTKGNEPGGNLTINTGQLIVGNRGQIFTDSSAQGKPGEIKVYAADSVQLSDAGSILFTETVKGAGNAGNLTIDTKRLSVRGGSQVSTSTINSEGKGGNLFVIARDLVELQGTGISPTSGKPVPSLLTTKTTGVGDAGDLKIITRELILGNGSQISTNSRGQGNAGDIEVDASDIVNIFGVSIDKTASGLFSRTYQRGQGGNIIIDTNAFRLADNGVVDARTFGEGNAGNITVKVKTLEAVNGGQILANSSIGSSGFAGSITVNATDGITISGSAAFKRFVREFDRDLVEDESVNSGLFVRSQGSNITGNINVNSPKITLDNQAQLNAESASGNGGNINVNSDLLLLRHGAQISTNAGTGNLGGNGGDININSKFIVAVPNENSDIRANAYTGKGGKVKINSQGIFGIESRTKPTDKSDITASSEFGDPGVTNIKAPDTSSIQNSFTRFSPNVIDTNVLLANSCISRAIKGQENSFIITGSGALRNSPGDVLISPYTTGDVRSVEPTSRPWKKGDPIIEAQGVYRLPNGQLILSRSC; encoded by the coding sequence ATGGCTGAAAACTTACGCAGTTCATCTTGGCTATTAAGGCTAATCATTTCTGTAGTTATTAGTGGTGCATACGTCAATGTTTGGGATCGCACCTTTGCTCAGATTACACCTGATAGCACTTTACCCACTAATTCCACTGTCAAATTAGAGGGGAATACCAGAATTATTGAAGGAGGAACTAGAGCTGGAAGTAATCTTTACCACAGTTTTGAGCAGTTTTCTCTACCCACTGACAGTCAGGCTTACTTCAACAACCTTCTCGATATTCAAAATATCATCAGCCGCGTCACGGGTGGTTCTGCTTCTGTTATTGACGGTCTGATTAAAACCAATGGTTCTGCTAACTTGTTTTTGATCAATCCCAATGGAATTATTTTTGGATCTCACGCCGAATTGAAAATCCAAGGTTCTTTGATTGCAACTACAGCAAATAGTCTCAAATTTGCAGATGGCGCTCTGTTTAGCGCGTTTCCTTCCCAAAGCACACCTCTGCTAACGGTAAGTGTTCCCATTGGTTTGCAATTTCAGGGAACAGCAGGAGGTATTCGTGTAGAAGGATCTAATCTCAAAGTGGAACCTAGTAAAACTCTAGCACTTGTGGGCGGTGATGTGACGTTACAAGGAGGTAAACTAGAAGCTTTCAAACAAACGAATTTGACATCAGGAGTACGGATTGAGTTAGGTAGTGTTGCTGGTGTTGGAGAAGTGAGCTTGAACCAGAAAGATAACAATTGGGTATTGGGGTACGCTTCTGTAAATAATTTTGGCGATATTCGATTACAAGACAAAGCATTTGTCGATGTTGCCGATATTGGCGGTGATGTTCAGATTCAGAGCAGGAATTTGGTTGTCACAGGAGGCTCATTGATTTCTGCTGCAAAGATAGACGTTAATGCTGCTGACTCCGTGCAACTAAGTGATGCTGATAGCGGCTTGTTTACTAAAACTGAAGGTGCTGAAGGTGCTGGAAATGCAGGAAACTTGACAATTAACACCAAACTCTTGAGTGTGCGGGATGGAGCGAAAGTATCAACTACTCCTATCGGTAACGGTTCGGCGGGAAATTTGACGATTAACACTGGGCAGTTAATTGTCGGAAATGGCGGACGGATATCTAGTGGTTCTTTTAATCAAGGAAAACCTGGAGAAATAAAGGTTAATGCTGCTGACTCCGTGCTACTAAGTGATCTTGGTAGCGTCTTGTCTACTATAACTAAAGATGCTGAAGGTGCTGGAAATCCAGGAAACTTGACAATTGACACCAAACTCTTGAGTGTGCGGGATGGAGCGGCAGTATTTACTAATACTGTAGGTAACGGCCCGGGGGGAAATTTGACGATTAACACTGGGCAGTTAATTGTGGGAAATAGCGGACAGATATTTACTCTTTCTTTTAATCAAGGAAAACCTGGAGAGATAAAGGTTAATGCTACTGACTCCGTGCAATTAAGTGATGCTGGTAGCATCTTGTTTACTAAAACTAAAGATGCTGAAGGTGCTGGAAATGTAGGAAACTTGACAATTGACACCAAACTCTTGAGTGTGCAGGATGGAGCGGAAGTATTTACTAATACTGTAGGTAACGGTTGGGCGGGAAATTTGACGATTAACACTGGGCAGTTAATTGTGGGAAATAGCGGACAGATATATACTCGTTCTTCTAATAAAGGAAGACCTGGAGAGATAAAGGTTAATGCTGCTGACTCCGTGCAATTAAGTGATGCTGGTAGCATCTTGTTTACTGAAACTGCTGAAGGTGCTGGAAATGCAGGAAACTTGACAATTGACACCAAACGCTTGAGTGTGCGGGATGGAGCGCAAGTTTCAACTACTACTAAAGGTAACGAACCGGGGGGAAATTTAACGATTAACACTGGGCAGTTAATTGTGGGAAATCGCGGACAGATATTTACTGATTCTTCTGCTCAAGGAAAACCTGGAGAGATAAAGGTTTATGCTGCTGACTCCGTGCAATTAAGTGATGCTGGTAGCATCTTGTTTACTGAAACTGTCAAAGGTGCTGGAAATGCAGGAAACTTGACAATTGACACCAAACGCTTGAGTGTGCGGGGTGGATCGCAAGTATCAACTAGTACTATTAACAGCGAGGGAAAGGGAGGAAATTTGTTTGTGATTGCTAGGGATTTGGTGGAATTACAAGGAACAGGAATATCACCAACAAGTGGGAAGCCAGTCCCTAGCCTTTTAACTACTAAAACAACAGGTGTTGGCGATGCCGGAGACTTAAAGATTATTACTAGGGAGTTAATTCTGGGAAATGGCTCACAGATATCTACTAATTCTCGTGGTCAAGGAAATGCTGGAGACATAGAAGTTGATGCTTCTGATATTGTTAACATTTTTGGAGTTTCCATTGATAAAACGGCAAGTGGGTTATTTTCACGTACCTATCAAAGAGGGCAGGGAGGAAACATCATTATTGATACCAATGCTTTTCGGCTAGCAGACAATGGGGTTGTAGATGCCCGCACTTTCGGTGAAGGAAATGCTGGAAATATCACAGTGAAAGTGAAGACTTTAGAAGCGGTTAATGGTGGGCAAATCCTTGCCAATAGTTCCATAGGCAGCAGTGGGTTTGCAGGTAGTATCACAGTTAATGCTACCGATGGGATAACTATATCTGGTAGTGCTGCCTTCAAACGGTTTGTCCGAGAATTTGATCGAGATTTGGTTGAGGATGAGTCTGTTAACAGTGGGTTGTTTGTTCGCTCTCAAGGGTCAAACATCACAGGTAATATCAACGTCAACTCACCCAAAATTACCTTAGACAACCAAGCTCAACTCAACGCTGAATCTGCATCGGGTAACGGTGGTAACATTAACGTCAACAGCGACTTGCTCTTACTCCGTCATGGCGCTCAAATCTCCACTAACGCAGGTACAGGCAATCTAGGTGGCAATGGCGGTGACATCAATATCAACTCAAAATTTATCGTTGCAGTTCCCAACGAAAACAGCGACATCAGAGCCAACGCATACACTGGCAAAGGTGGAAAAGTCAAAATCAACTCCCAAGGGATCTTCGGTATCGAGTCGCGGACAAAACCAACCGATAAAAGTGATATTACAGCAAGCTCGGAATTCGGCGATCCTGGTGTGACAAATATTAAGGCACCTGATACCAGTTCTATTCAAAATAGCTTTACCAGATTCTCACCAAACGTCATCGATACTAATGTACTTCTTGCTAATAGCTGCATTTCACGCGCTATCAAGGGACAAGAAAACTCTTTTATAATTACAGGTTCCGGTGCTTTACGCAATAGTCCGGGAGATGTATTAATTTCACCATACACAACTGGTGATGTGCGTAGTGTTGAACCAACATCGCGCCCCTGGAAAAAAGGCGACCCAATTATTGAGGCACAGGGAGTATATCGATTACCCAATGGGCAATTAATCTTGAGTCGAAGTTGTTAA
- a CDS encoding type II toxin-antitoxin system ParD family antitoxin: protein MSNINISLPESMKVFIEEQVAEGGYGSVSEYLQELITQDQKRKMQEHVEELLIAGLESGEAVEVNDEWWQQKRTHLINQMHQEK, encoded by the coding sequence ATGAGTAACATTAATATTTCCTTGCCTGAGTCGATGAAAGTCTTTATTGAAGAACAAGTGGCTGAAGGTGGCTACGGTTCAGTTAGCGAATATCTACAAGAGTTAATCACTCAAGACCAAAAACGCAAGATGCAAGAACATGTAGAAGAACTTTTAATTGCAGGACTTGAAAGTGGAGAAGCAGTAGAAGTTAATGATGAATGGTGGCAGCAAAAACGCACACATTTGATCAACCAGATGCATCAAGAGAAATAA
- a CDS encoding type II toxin-antitoxin system RelE/ParE family toxin, with translation MTKRIVITPKASLDIDEYFVYIAQENPDTALLFFDSVRETFAQLARMPGMGSRYPLENLRLQGLRKWAVEGFQKYLIFYFERDESIEIVRILYAGQDIERILEQE, from the coding sequence ATGACAAAGCGGATAGTCATTACACCCAAAGCCAGTTTAGATATTGATGAGTATTTTGTTTACATTGCCCAAGAAAACCCCGACACGGCTCTTTTGTTTTTTGACTCTGTAAGAGAAACTTTTGCACAGTTAGCAAGAATGCCTGGAATGGGTAGCCGTTATCCCCTGGAGAATCTTCGTTTACAAGGTTTACGTAAATGGGCTGTTGAGGGATTTCAAAAATATTTAATTTTTTACTTTGAGCGAGATGAAAGCATTGAAATTGTGCGGATTCTCTATGCAGGGCAAGATATAGAAAGGATTTTAGAACAGGAGTGA